A window from Thermosipho africanus Ob7 encodes these proteins:
- a CDS encoding 16S rRNA (uracil(1498)-N(3))-methyltransferase produces MPNLFFGIKEDNNLIFDEHETVHFKTVRKKENDIIECTDGKGYYYKVKIAQIGKKKSFGEILESKYIENNEKTFLALFAPASRWERLRWLIEKSVELGVDNIYITKTAFSNRDYKDKVEKINMVIRDSAKQCVRFHFPNVDFITFKGIKNYATKNTYFLDFNGQKLPANIDGDVSIIVGPEGGFSKEELDFLFSNFNAIRLGNKILRFETAAFVALSYFAIVLNKI; encoded by the coding sequence GTGCCAAATCTTTTTTTTGGAATAAAAGAAGATAATAATCTAATTTTCGATGAGCATGAAACTGTTCATTTTAAAACAGTTAGGAAAAAAGAAAATGATATTATTGAATGTACAGACGGAAAAGGATACTACTACAAAGTAAAAATAGCACAAATTGGAAAAAAGAAATCTTTTGGAGAGATCCTCGAGTCTAAATATATAGAAAACAACGAAAAAACTTTTCTAGCCCTTTTTGCACCGGCTTCAAGATGGGAACGCCTTAGATGGCTCATTGAAAAATCTGTAGAACTTGGTGTGGATAATATTTATATAACAAAAACTGCTTTTTCTAATAGAGATTACAAAGATAAAGTAGAAAAAATAAATATGGTCATTAGAGACAGTGCAAAACAATGTGTGAGGTTTCATTTTCCAAATGTAGATTTTATTACTTTTAAAGGCATTAAAAACTACGCAACCAAAAACACCTATTTTCTAGATTTTAACGGTCAAAAATTACCAGCCAATATTGATGGCGATGTTTCAATAATAGTTGGCCCAGAAGGCGGTTTTTCAAAAGAAGAACTAGACTTTCTGTTTTCAAATTTTAATGCAATACGTTTGGGAAATAAAATTTTACGTTTTGAAACTGCAGCATTTGTTGCTTTGAGCTATTTTGCAATTGTACTCAACAAAATTTAA
- a CDS encoding HisA/HisF-related TIM barrel protein: MNLNPPLVIASGPGGSGEYLSLINPKYVGAYTLKTITLNPKPGNKSKRMENSENYIINSIGLENPGIEYVISNIEKFVLKETKTILSLGGDSKDEYIKIAEKIAPYAKKFEAIEFNFSCPNVKKGGLSILSDVNEWQEILENVRKILPNSFLIAKLSIEGNFVEVLSKKVKEFGWNGLTLINCVRGLLIKDGKIVTGGLSGPILKPIALRAIYEVRKVLKDIYIIASGGIYTKKDVDDFLLVGANAISIGSALFKDPQVIEELGKYLKGVEK, from the coding sequence ATGAATCTAAACCCGCCTCTAGTTATAGCTTCTGGACCGGGAGGAAGTGGAGAATATCTAAGCCTTATAAACCCAAAATATGTAGGTGCATATACGTTAAAAACCATAACTTTAAATCCAAAACCAGGAAACAAATCAAAAAGAATGGAAAATTCGGAAAACTATATAATTAATAGTATCGGTCTTGAAAATCCTGGAATAGAATACGTTATATCAAACATTGAAAAATTCGTACTTAAAGAAACAAAAACAATACTTAGTCTTGGAGGAGATAGTAAAGATGAATACATAAAAATAGCAGAAAAAATAGCTCCATACGCTAAAAAATTTGAGGCAATTGAATTTAACTTTTCTTGTCCAAACGTAAAAAAAGGCGGGCTTTCAATTCTTTCAGACGTAAATGAATGGCAAGAAATTCTTGAAAATGTTCGAAAAATACTTCCAAATTCATTTTTAATTGCAAAATTAAGTATTGAAGGAAATTTTGTTGAAGTCTTATCAAAAAAAGTAAAAGAATTTGGATGGAACGGACTTACACTAATAAACTGTGTTAGAGGTCTTCTAATAAAAGATGGAAAAATAGTTACGGGAGGACTTTCAGGACCAATTTTAAAACCTATAGCATTACGCGCAATATATGAAGTTAGAAAAGTTCTAAAAGATATATACATAATAGCTTCAGGAGGTATATATACAAAGAAAGATGTGGATGATTTCCTTTTAGTAGGAGCAAATGCTATTTCAATAGGAAGCGCGTTATTTAAAGATCCACAAGTTATTGAAGAACTTGGAAAATATTTGAAAGGAGTGGAAAAATGA
- a CDS encoding GGDEF domain-containing response regulator, with the protein MNKKVLVIDDSKLWREFLKRTIEDFGHTVEVASDGLEGINKFFEFMPEIVITDYIMPNMNGVHLTRFIRSYPQFKNVGIAILTAENESINPFWAKESGANLFLQKNLDREKIIERLKKFCERDYTIEWSMEFYKVRKEPYGELVDVLEERLRNEIITSKIFSMLQYIEDEEYLLNNFFNMSISFFEPRSIHVLLITLSEGRIYSYSRDNEKFSLENVKEKLFENLKRPVTPSNWKYVGNFSKNGRNLNNIKSFVLEHSGVEQGVILFEDVERENDFKKNLNVALEPLGLISKILNDFSDFKIKVEIDSLTQVYNKQFITSKLNELLKLHRRQKLPLSIAMIDIDDFKKVNDTYGHIKGDKVLKQFSKLIKEGLRESDYLGRYGGEEFLVIFPATNCFDAKKVMERILDKVNKYNWKEELGIEKVTFSAGVCCDISKTVLDLINMADEKLYRAKRNGKNQVVGGE; encoded by the coding sequence ATGAATAAAAAGGTATTGGTAATTGATGATAGTAAGTTGTGGAGAGAATTTTTAAAAAGAACAATTGAAGATTTTGGACACACAGTGGAAGTTGCAAGTGATGGTTTAGAAGGCATAAACAAATTTTTTGAGTTTATGCCTGAGATAGTTATAACTGACTATATAATGCCTAATATGAATGGAGTGCATTTGACTAGATTTATAAGATCATATCCTCAATTTAAAAATGTTGGGATAGCTATTTTAACTGCTGAAAATGAATCTATAAATCCATTTTGGGCAAAAGAAAGTGGCGCAAATTTATTTTTGCAAAAGAATTTAGACAGAGAGAAAATTATTGAAAGACTAAAAAAGTTTTGTGAAAGAGATTATACGATTGAATGGTCTATGGAATTTTATAAAGTTAGAAAAGAGCCATATGGAGAATTAGTAGATGTTCTTGAAGAAAGACTCAGGAATGAAATTATAACCTCGAAAATATTTAGTATGCTTCAGTACATTGAAGATGAAGAGTATCTTTTAAATAATTTCTTTAATATGAGTATAAGTTTTTTTGAACCAAGATCAATTCACGTTCTTTTAATAACTTTATCAGAAGGACGTATATACAGCTATTCAAGAGATAATGAAAAATTTTCTCTTGAAAATGTTAAAGAAAAACTTTTTGAGAATTTAAAAAGGCCAGTGACTCCATCAAATTGGAAATATGTTGGTAATTTTTCAAAAAATGGAAGAAATTTAAATAACATAAAAAGTTTTGTTTTGGAACATAGTGGTGTTGAACAAGGGGTAATATTATTTGAAGATGTTGAAAGAGAAAATGATTTCAAAAAAAATTTAAATGTTGCATTAGAACCTTTAGGATTGATTTCGAAAATTTTAAACGATTTTTCGGATTTTAAAATTAAAGTTGAAATTGATAGTTTAACACAAGTCTATAATAAACAATTTATTACTTCAAAGTTGAATGAACTTTTGAAATTGCATAGGAGGCAAAAATTACCACTTTCAATTGCAATGATTGATATAGATGATTTTAAGAAAGTTAATGATACTTATGGTCATATAAAGGGCGACAAAGTATTGAAACAATTTTCTAAATTAATTAAAGAAGGACTCCGTGAAAGCGATTATTTGGGAAGATATGGCGGAGAAGAATTTTTAGTTATATTTCCTGCAACAAACTGCTTTGATGCAAAAAAGGTTATGGAAAGAATTTTGGATAAAGTTAACAAGTATAACTGGAAAGAAGAGCTTGGAATAGAAAAAGTTACATTTAGTGCAGGTGTTTGTTGTGACATTTCAAAAACAGTACTTGATCTAATAAATATGGCTGATGAAAAACTTTATAGGGCAAAGAGAAATGGTAAAAATCAAGTAGTCGGAGGTGAGTAG
- a CDS encoding HD domain-containing phosphohydrolase — protein MRLKDELILLLRKGYYVLLVVFILMFTVISILLFNFEKNNLVNFASFVKSAVEEKSFESSESVIDYINKLIANEKECLFFSPVKENRLFFVSVPIKVLGYNFVICKDLRSSFFKLLIVFGIFLFIFLIIYYRLKNSYVKFAKELEDGLKILKASMDHFQNYLEISTVNRELRIVELDELKERFNYLQKVVLDNEKELQEMFYSEERLRKEVEQLNNLLVSVYDILSDIVPEEDLEEIAHKILKKLISIIPDVNAGSIILKDGGKYRFYAQIGYSDALKDIVFTDEDDVVAVKYEGFVDGKIFKELNEKSVFKDKFEKLGSNKIKSSYIIPIYVNNEKFGGICLDSFVNEKLVIPEYATQIFGKLFGNFLYLKLYGKRMEKLFEEILTLLVEVEEKLSNKKHSKMVANVSKIVAEKMGLDVERVYRAAYLHDIGKIMVDKTVLKKPGRLTRKERETIERHVEHGYKLLSKFEGFKDIAEIVLYHHERCDGKGYPKGLKCEQIPIESKIISAVDVCCTLLIKGYGNEEIINLLRKDVENGKLDGNIVEILIELLRNNII, from the coding sequence ATGAGGTTAAAAGATGAATTAATATTATTACTTAGAAAAGGTTACTATGTTTTATTAGTAGTATTTATCTTGATGTTTACTGTCATATCAATTTTACTATTTAATTTTGAAAAAAACAATCTAGTTAACTTTGCAAGTTTTGTAAAATCAGCGGTAGAAGAAAAAAGTTTTGAAAGCAGTGAGTCGGTCATAGATTATATAAACAAGTTGATAGCAAATGAAAAGGAATGTTTGTTTTTTTCTCCTGTCAAGGAAAATAGATTGTTCTTTGTTAGTGTTCCAATAAAGGTTTTAGGTTATAATTTCGTAATTTGCAAAGATTTAAGATCAAGTTTTTTTAAACTTTTAATCGTTTTTGGAATATTTTTATTTATATTTTTGATTATATACTATAGACTAAAAAATTCTTATGTAAAATTTGCAAAAGAACTTGAAGATGGACTTAAGATTCTTAAAGCTTCTATGGACCATTTTCAAAATTATCTTGAAATTAGTACTGTTAATAGAGAATTGAGAATTGTCGAATTAGATGAACTCAAAGAAAGGTTTAATTATCTTCAAAAGGTTGTATTGGACAATGAAAAAGAACTGCAGGAAATGTTTTATTCAGAAGAAAGATTAAGGAAAGAAGTTGAACAATTAAATAATTTACTTGTATCGGTTTATGACATACTTTCTGATATTGTTCCAGAAGAAGATTTAGAGGAAATTGCTCATAAAATACTAAAAAAGTTGATTTCTATAATACCAGATGTAAATGCTGGAAGTATTATTTTAAAAGACGGTGGAAAGTACAGATTTTATGCTCAAATAGGTTATTCTGATGCTTTAAAAGATATAGTTTTTACAGATGAAGATGATGTGGTTGCAGTAAAGTATGAAGGATTTGTTGATGGAAAAATCTTTAAAGAATTAAATGAAAAAAGTGTATTTAAAGATAAATTTGAAAAATTAGGTAGTAATAAAATAAAATCTTCGTATATAATTCCAATTTATGTTAATAACGAAAAGTTTGGTGGTATTTGTTTGGATTCGTTTGTGAATGAAAAACTAGTTATACCAGAATATGCAACTCAAATATTTGGAAAACTATTTGGGAACTTTTTGTATCTAAAATTATATGGAAAGAGAATGGAGAAATTATTTGAAGAAATTTTAACATTGCTTGTAGAAGTTGAAGAAAAATTATCAAATAAAAAGCATTCAAAAATGGTAGCAAATGTTTCTAAAATAGTAGCTGAAAAGATGGGACTAGATGTAGAAAGAGTGTATAGGGCTGCATATTTGCACGATATTGGAAAAATAATGGTAGACAAGACGGTTCTAAAAAAGCCTGGAAGGTTAACGAGAAAAGAAAGGGAAACAATTGAAAGGCATGTAGAGCATGGTTATAAATTATTGAGTAAATTTGAAGGTTTTAAAGATATTGCAGAGATAGTTTTATACCATCATGAAAGGTGCGATGGGAAAGGTTATCCTAAAGGACTAAAATGTGAACAAATACCTATTGAAAGTAAGATAATAAGTGCGGTAGATGTTTGCTGCACACTATTGATAAAAGGTTATGGAAATGAAGAGATAATAAATTTACTTAGAAAAGATGTAGAGAATGGAAAATTGGATGGTAATATTGTTGAAATTTTGATAGAATTGTTAAGGAACAATATAATTTAG
- the ispG gene encoding flavodoxin-dependent (E)-4-hydroxy-3-methylbut-2-enyl-diphosphate synthase: MTKEINIKNVKIGGKNPIVIQSMTNTKTEDIKNTLQQIQNLYNAGCELVRVSVPTFEAAKALKTITKESPIPIIADIHFDYKLAIESIKNGASKVRINPGNIGNDEKVKEIIKVAKEYNVPIRVGANSGSIPKELETLPKIDALCEAALKEVRLLEKFDFENIVISVKSSDVIETIKAYEKISKMTDYPLHIGVTEAGTYEWAIIKSSAALGYLLYKGIGDTIRISIAGDPVKEVLAAKKLLISLNLRKGIQIIACPTCARTTIDVEKWSSIIEQRFSKVEKNIKIAVLGCVVNGIGEGKDAEIGIAGVQNGFLLFYKGKIVGTFKKEEIFQVLEDYIIKVEEE, encoded by the coding sequence ATGACTAAAGAAATAAATATTAAAAATGTTAAAATTGGTGGAAAAAATCCGATTGTTATACAATCTATGACTAATACAAAAACCGAAGATATAAAAAACACTTTGCAACAAATTCAAAATTTATACAATGCAGGATGCGAATTAGTTAGAGTTTCAGTCCCCACTTTTGAAGCTGCTAAAGCTTTAAAAACAATAACCAAAGAATCTCCAATCCCAATTATAGCTGATATACATTTTGACTATAAGCTTGCAATAGAAAGTATTAAAAATGGAGCAAGTAAAGTTAGAATAAACCCTGGAAATATTGGAAATGATGAAAAAGTAAAAGAAATTATTAAAGTTGCAAAAGAATATAATGTCCCCATAAGAGTAGGTGCAAATTCAGGATCCATTCCTAAAGAACTTGAGACACTTCCTAAAATTGACGCACTATGCGAGGCTGCATTGAAGGAAGTTAGGTTACTTGAAAAGTTTGATTTTGAAAACATTGTAATTTCAGTAAAAAGCTCAGATGTCATTGAAACGATAAAAGCATACGAAAAAATTTCAAAAATGACTGACTATCCACTTCATATTGGAGTTACAGAAGCTGGAACATACGAATGGGCAATTATAAAATCTTCTGCTGCTTTGGGATATCTTTTATATAAAGGCATAGGTGATACAATAAGGATTTCCATTGCAGGGGATCCCGTAAAAGAAGTTCTGGCTGCAAAAAAACTTTTAATATCTTTAAATCTTAGGAAAGGAATACAAATAATAGCATGTCCTACTTGTGCGAGGACAACAATAGATGTTGAAAAATGGTCTAGTATTATTGAACAAAGATTTTCAAAGGTTGAAAAAAACATAAAAATAGCAGTTTTAGGGTGTGTTGTAAATGGTATTGGAGAAGGAAAAGATGCTGAAATTGGAATTGCGGGAGTTCAAAATGGATTTTTGCTATTCTATAAAGGAAAGATAGTAGGAACTTTCAAAAAAGAAGAAATTTTTCAAGTTCTAGAAGATTATATTATAAAAGTGGAAGAAGAATAA
- a CDS encoding dihydroorotase: MKFISVKVYDPYQKKLFYEEISLPKNIYSENLVVIPTFFDFHTHVRLLEGQEDYESLKKACIAGGFSEVLIQPNTKPRLENSNVHERHKKLSENPYVKFYRTTSFFGSQEPNNIDILCYSTDGIEYNYNELVENFSKKKPHLLLDHSQMFEHPGIFYKKIENLPKRPVTNEAVAVARTILTGIEFGFRDFHIQHISSIYTLEMIKFLKKYANITCEVTPHHLLLTNEHIKNSNFKINPPLADQQTREFLIEAVKNNYIDILATDHAPHPDKKNDFEKDPYGTSNIEIAFSAFYTAIEDLMIVINKLCDSPRRRLKIKPKFDSENFVVVDLNQEFIVDSKKFYSKGKNCAFDGMKLKGKVIGVKINGKWGFWNGEYLFD, encoded by the coding sequence GTGAAATTTATTTCGGTAAAAGTGTATGATCCTTACCAAAAAAAGCTTTTCTATGAAGAAATTTCTCTACCAAAAAACATATACTCTGAAAATTTAGTTGTCATTCCAACATTTTTTGATTTTCACACCCATGTAAGGCTATTAGAAGGTCAAGAAGATTATGAATCTTTAAAAAAAGCTTGTATAGCTGGTGGTTTTTCAGAAGTTCTAATACAACCAAACACAAAACCAAGACTAGAAAATAGTAATGTTCATGAAAGACACAAAAAACTTTCTGAAAATCCATATGTTAAATTTTACAGGACAACATCATTTTTTGGCTCACAAGAACCAAACAACATAGACATTTTATGTTATTCAACAGATGGCATAGAATACAATTACAATGAGTTAGTAGAAAATTTTTCAAAGAAAAAACCACACCTTCTTCTTGACCACAGTCAAATGTTTGAACACCCGGGAATTTTTTACAAAAAAATAGAAAATCTGCCCAAACGGCCAGTAACAAATGAAGCTGTAGCAGTAGCTAGAACTATATTAACAGGGATTGAATTTGGTTTTAGAGACTTTCATATCCAGCATATTTCATCGATTTACACACTGGAAATGATAAAATTTCTAAAAAAATATGCAAATATAACCTGTGAAGTAACTCCACACCACCTTTTATTAACAAATGAGCATATCAAAAATTCAAACTTTAAAATCAACCCACCCCTTGCTGACCAACAAACAAGAGAATTTTTAATTGAGGCTGTAAAAAACAATTATATAGATATCCTTGCCACTGATCATGCACCACACCCTGACAAAAAAAATGACTTTGAAAAAGATCCATATGGTACTTCAAATATTGAAATTGCATTTTCTGCCTTTTATACTGCCATTGAAGACCTTATGATCGTAATTAACAAACTTTGTGACAGTCCAAGAAGACGATTAAAAATAAAGCCAAAATTCGATTCAGAAAATTTTGTAGTTGTAGATTTAAACCAAGAATTTATAGTTGACAGCAAAAAATTTTACAGTAAAGGAAAAAATTGCGCTTTTGATGGTATGAAATTAAAAGGTAAAGTTATTGGAGTAAAAATAAATGGAAAATGGGGGTTTTGGAATGGAGAATACTTATTTGACTAA
- a CDS encoding site-2 protease family protein, giving the protein MSSIFITIISFILVFMFVVIVHEFGHFLFAKIFKVSVLEFSIGFGPAIFKKKFGETVWKINIIPFGGYVRLKGEDFDESEEDGLYAKPSWQRLLIAFAGPLFSVLAAYILFIPIVLNWGVPAVTIGKVIENSPAQEYGLQPGDVIYKINGKRIFDSYEVTNTVSKGKVVKMEILRNGEIIKKEIPPRISPPEYIFLLDDVKGDINGEIVKINGYKVGVDLKLESGTFVELEDEFGNTISGVLVQYSYVPERPTIGFYYAGFKPVVEKDMHPFKKGDIILKVNNREIDDYISLVNVITAMKLSENQVYIDIWGQQIREKIVPLGNDLNVLVSRNGEEISLNLNKKEFLNIISSPGFFKQESYVIKPKNFFDAISLAVARCNSAAISIWKAFGKLFTTGQGVEQVAGPVGIAVIVGEAAKAGWETILTVVALFTLNLGIFNLLPLPALDGGRIVFSLIEIISRKKVNRKVEAIVHTIGFFILMALAFYFMFADFSRFF; this is encoded by the coding sequence GTGAGTAGTATTTTTATAACCATTATTTCATTCATTTTGGTTTTCATGTTTGTAGTTATAGTTCATGAGTTTGGACATTTTTTGTTTGCAAAGATTTTTAAGGTGTCGGTTCTTGAATTTTCAATTGGTTTTGGACCTGCTATTTTTAAGAAAAAGTTCGGAGAAACTGTCTGGAAGATAAATATAATTCCCTTTGGTGGATACGTTAGATTAAAGGGTGAGGATTTTGATGAAAGTGAAGAAGATGGACTTTATGCAAAACCATCATGGCAAAGGTTATTAATAGCATTTGCTGGACCTTTATTCTCTGTTTTAGCTGCATATATACTTTTCATACCTATAGTATTAAATTGGGGTGTTCCTGCTGTAACAATTGGGAAGGTAATAGAAAATTCACCTGCTCAAGAGTATGGCCTTCAACCCGGGGATGTTATTTACAAAATCAATGGTAAAAGAATATTCGATTCTTACGAAGTCACAAATACAGTATCAAAGGGAAAAGTTGTAAAGATGGAAATTTTAAGAAATGGAGAAATTATTAAAAAAGAAATTCCTCCTAGAATTTCTCCACCTGAATACATTTTTTTGTTAGATGATGTAAAAGGAGATATAAATGGGGAAATAGTAAAAATAAATGGTTATAAAGTTGGAGTTGATTTGAAACTTGAAAGTGGTACTTTTGTAGAGCTTGAAGATGAGTTCGGCAATACAATTTCTGGTGTATTAGTTCAATATTCTTATGTTCCTGAAAGACCAACAATTGGTTTTTATTATGCTGGTTTTAAGCCGGTAGTTGAAAAAGATATGCATCCGTTTAAAAAAGGAGATATTATTTTAAAAGTTAATAATAGAGAAATTGATGATTATATTTCTCTTGTTAATGTTATAACCGCCATGAAACTTTCAGAAAATCAAGTGTATATAGACATCTGGGGGCAGCAGATAAGAGAAAAAATTGTACCTTTAGGTAATGATTTGAATGTGCTTGTATCAAGAAATGGGGAAGAAATTTCTTTGAATTTAAACAAAAAAGAGTTTTTGAATATAATTTCATCACCTGGATTTTTCAAGCAAGAAAGTTATGTTATTAAACCAAAGAACTTTTTTGATGCAATCTCACTTGCAGTTGCAAGATGTAATTCAGCTGCAATATCTATATGGAAGGCATTTGGAAAATTGTTTACAACTGGGCAAGGTGTAGAACAAGTAGCAGGGCCTGTAGGTATTGCGGTTATAGTTGGTGAAGCTGCCAAAGCTGGATGGGAAACTATTTTAACGGTTGTAGCTTTGTTTACCCTTAACCTGGGAATATTTAATTTATTACCTCTTCCTGCACTTGATGGTGGAAGGATAGTGTTTTCTCTGATTGAAATTATTTCTAGGAAAAAAGTGAATAGAAAGGTTGAAGCAATAGTTCATACTATAGGATTCTTTATATTGATGGCTTTAGCATTTTATTTTATGTTTGCTGATTTTAGCAGGTTCTTTTAA
- a CDS encoding dihydroorotate dehydrogenase, with protein sequence MENTYLTKKDVIQINEDTFIVTFNEKFKFDEGQFIMIQTPSLTRKPFILGTWKSNIAVSVQIKGKGTKYIVFEEKKFKAHFPLGNKFIPPAGNGIVIASPTCITLANLLHEKYSCNVLIGSKSKINFELPFESVVGNEDFSKKIKTLKPYDWYLVSGSKQMEEFVLSNIESKNVFVSLEEYMGCGIGACKSCAVFTKDGVKHVCTDGPIFRRDIL encoded by the coding sequence ATGGAGAATACTTATTTGACTAAGAAAGATGTAATTCAAATAAATGAAGATACATTTATAGTTACATTTAATGAAAAATTTAAATTTGATGAAGGTCAATTTATAATGATTCAAACTCCCTCACTAACAAGAAAACCTTTTATACTTGGAACATGGAAAAGCAATATAGCTGTATCAGTTCAGATAAAAGGAAAAGGAACAAAATATATCGTCTTCGAAGAAAAAAAATTTAAAGCCCACTTTCCATTAGGTAATAAATTCATCCCACCTGCAGGCAATGGCATAGTTATAGCATCTCCGACATGCATTACATTAGCAAATCTTTTACATGAAAAATATTCTTGTAATGTACTTATTGGAAGCAAAAGCAAGATAAATTTCGAACTTCCTTTTGAAAGCGTAGTTGGGAATGAAGATTTTTCCAAAAAAATAAAAACTTTAAAGCCATACGATTGGTACCTAGTAAGTGGTTCAAAACAAATGGAAGAATTTGTTCTTTCAAACATTGAATCCAAAAATGTTTTTGTATCACTTGAAGAATATATGGGTTGTGGTATTGGCGCTTGTAAAAGCTGTGCCGTTTTTACAAAAGATGGTGTAAAGCACGTCTGTACAGACGGACCAATATTTAGGAGGGATATACTATGA